In Akkermansiaceae bacterium, the following are encoded in one genomic region:
- the rplT gene encoding 50S ribosomal protein L20: MPRATNSPASRKRRKRILKRAKGFRGFRSKLYKYAKDAVRKAQTYEYRDRKKRKGQFRRLWIQRISAGARAQDLTYSRFIEGLKAANIEVDRKILADLAVHDIDAFNSIVEQAKAALDKKAPATA; this comes from the coding sequence ATGCCAAGAGCAACAAACAGCCCAGCAAGCCGCAAACGCCGGAAGCGCATTCTCAAACGCGCCAAAGGTTTCCGCGGTTTCCGCTCGAAACTCTATAAGTATGCCAAGGACGCCGTCCGCAAGGCACAAACTTATGAGTATCGTGACCGTAAAAAGCGTAAGGGACAGTTCCGGCGCCTGTGGATTCAGCGTATCAGCGCTGGTGCACGTGCCCAGGACCTCACCTATTCACGTTTTATTGAAGGCCTCAAAGCCGCCAATATCGAGGTGGACCGCAAGATCCTTGCCGACCTCGCAGTGCACGATATCGATGCCTTCAACAGCATCGTAGAGCAAGCCAAGGCAGCCCTCGACAAGAAGGCTCCTGCGACCGCTTGA
- a CDS encoding DUF4981 domain-containing protein encodes MNHIPLKQPTRALSFVVLPFFLAVSTWLAHAAPVPGEIENPGIIGVHKLSPRGTHWPLPATIPQPKAHHYPYAASPWVVSLNGEWKFHWSPRPEQRPHDFFQPAFDDSAWTTLPVPSTWERHGHGTPLYTNYKYPFHVDPPRVMGEPKPAFTTFMERNPVGSYRRSFELPKDWKGKRVVLHFGGVRSAFFLWINGRKIGYSQGSRLPAEFDITDALKPGTNLLAVEVYKFSDASYLEDQDFWRLSGIFRDVLLTAVPAHGLWDVYAEPTFDPKSGKASVTLHSTPWPGASPEVAFSLIDPDGKVVGSGTKRIALENARPWYPESPVLYRALVTVSDAASGEPLEQFHLPVAFRKIEVEGERLLLNGAPVKIRGVNRHEFDPASGYVVDEKTMRTDLRLMKQANIDFVRNAHYPTDPRWYRLCDELGMMVMDEANVESHGLSYHKRVLPGDDPAWTAACVDRVQRMTIANRQHPSVVMWSLGNEAGYGDAFPAMRRACHAADPEQRLIQYADMNLAADVDSQTYPTVEWLRLHVQNKAQRKGEQGQASNEQQHGAYPSGKPFVMNEYAHAMGNSGGNLQDYWDLILAQPMLAGGFIWDWVDQSLYRDPQNPDSGFVYGGDFGDFPNDGNFCVNGIVGADRLPHPHYHEVRHVYQRVGFEATALRDGRLKITNRYLGINLSAFEFSYKIRSNGETREVQTLPRVDLIAGATGDVDVTPAITAAKKAAAADGGEVLITFSFSLPNATDWAPAGHVVAWQQCIWSKPETNQREQTRRLVLTVAKDHVTIPCDGGRVRISKSTGLPDQWFVGDQQILVAPMQWNFWRVPTDNDLGWKMDKLRGAWRMAGAKARVKSHAFAVDEGIPVAFVATVEVPGRPLTMQVRYSLTPGNKLRMEVQFEASNKSGETMPPRMGVTFAIPRAMENVRWYGCGPWETQADRCGGAEIAIHQSTVPAWVTRYVRPQENANRDAIRWIQFSDSHQNGIRVSAQGTPFSASAWPYTASDLSQAKHPNELPKRDTVTIQLDRIQMGVGGDNSWGLPVNDAYQIHPGKTYHWSITLSSLR; translated from the coding sequence ATGAATCACATCCCCTTGAAACAGCCCACCCGCGCGCTGTCCTTCGTCGTGCTGCCTTTTTTTCTTGCGGTTTCCACCTGGCTCGCCCATGCCGCGCCGGTGCCCGGTGAAATTGAAAACCCCGGGATCATCGGCGTGCACAAACTTTCGCCGCGCGGCACCCACTGGCCGCTGCCGGCGACGATTCCCCAACCGAAAGCCCACCACTACCCGTATGCCGCCTCGCCGTGGGTGGTTTCGCTGAATGGGGAGTGGAAGTTTCACTGGAGCCCGCGCCCGGAACAACGCCCGCACGACTTTTTCCAGCCCGCCTTTGACGACTCGGCATGGACCACGCTCCCCGTGCCATCGACTTGGGAGCGCCATGGCCACGGCACGCCTCTCTATACCAATTACAAGTATCCATTTCACGTGGACCCGCCGCGCGTGATGGGCGAGCCTAAACCCGCGTTCACCACGTTTATGGAACGCAATCCCGTGGGCTCTTATCGTCGCTCATTCGAACTGCCGAAGGATTGGAAGGGCAAGCGGGTGGTACTCCATTTCGGCGGGGTGCGCTCGGCGTTTTTCCTCTGGATCAATGGGCGAAAAATCGGCTACTCGCAGGGCTCCCGCCTTCCCGCGGAGTTCGATATCACGGACGCGCTGAAACCGGGCACGAACCTCCTCGCGGTGGAGGTTTATAAGTTCTCGGACGCCTCGTATTTGGAGGATCAGGATTTCTGGCGACTCTCGGGCATCTTCCGCGACGTGCTGCTCACGGCGGTGCCCGCGCACGGACTGTGGGACGTTTATGCCGAACCCACATTCGATCCGAAATCCGGAAAGGCGTCGGTCACACTGCATTCCACGCCATGGCCGGGCGCATCACCCGAGGTCGCTTTCTCGCTGATCGACCCGGACGGCAAGGTCGTTGGCTCTGGAACGAAGCGTATCGCGCTGGAAAACGCACGCCCGTGGTATCCGGAATCCCCTGTGCTCTATCGCGCGCTGGTCACGGTCTCGGACGCGGCTTCGGGCGAGCCCCTTGAGCAATTCCATCTGCCGGTCGCGTTTCGCAAAATCGAAGTCGAAGGCGAACGCCTTTTGTTGAATGGCGCGCCGGTGAAAATCCGCGGGGTGAACCGCCATGAGTTCGATCCGGCGTCGGGCTATGTGGTTGATGAAAAAACCATGCGCACGGACCTCCGGCTGATGAAGCAGGCGAACATCGATTTTGTCCGCAATGCCCATTACCCAACCGATCCGCGCTGGTATCGGCTCTGCGATGAACTCGGGATGATGGTGATGGACGAAGCCAATGTGGAATCGCACGGCCTGAGTTACCACAAGCGGGTGCTTCCCGGCGATGATCCCGCGTGGACGGCTGCCTGTGTGGACCGCGTGCAGCGCATGACCATCGCCAACCGCCAACACCCCAGTGTCGTGATGTGGTCGCTCGGTAATGAAGCCGGTTATGGCGATGCCTTTCCCGCGATGCGCCGCGCCTGCCACGCCGCCGACCCCGAACAGCGCTTGATCCAGTATGCCGACATGAACCTGGCCGCGGATGTCGACAGTCAGACCTACCCCACCGTGGAGTGGCTGCGCCTGCACGTGCAGAACAAAGCCCAACGCAAGGGCGAGCAGGGACAGGCGTCGAACGAACAACAACACGGTGCCTACCCCTCCGGAAAACCCTTTGTCATGAACGAATACGCCCACGCCATGGGCAATAGCGGCGGCAATTTACAGGACTATTGGGATCTCATTCTAGCGCAACCCATGCTCGCCGGCGGCTTTATCTGGGACTGGGTGGATCAGTCGCTCTATCGCGATCCACAGAACCCCGACAGCGGCTTCGTTTACGGTGGCGATTTCGGCGATTTTCCCAACGATGGCAATTTCTGCGTCAATGGCATCGTCGGCGCGGATCGGCTCCCGCACCCGCATTATCACGAAGTCCGCCATGTCTATCAACGGGTCGGTTTCGAGGCCACAGCCCTGCGCGACGGACGTTTGAAAATCACCAACCGCTACCTCGGCATCAATCTCTCTGCGTTCGAGTTCTCATATAAAATCCGCAGCAATGGCGAAACCCGAGAAGTGCAAACACTGCCGCGCGTCGATCTCATAGCCGGTGCTACGGGCGATGTGGATGTCACCCCCGCCATCACCGCCGCGAAAAAGGCTGCCGCTGCCGATGGCGGCGAGGTTCTGATCACGTTTTCTTTTTCCCTCCCCAACGCCACGGATTGGGCACCGGCGGGTCACGTGGTGGCTTGGCAGCAATGCATTTGGTCGAAACCTGAAACGAACCAGCGAGAGCAAACCCGCCGCCTCGTGCTCACGGTGGCGAAGGATCATGTCACGATCCCCTGCGACGGCGGCAGGGTGCGCATTTCAAAATCCACCGGACTGCCGGACCAATGGTTCGTCGGTGATCAGCAAATCCTCGTCGCGCCGATGCAATGGAACTTCTGGCGGGTGCCGACCGACAATGACCTGGGTTGGAAAATGGACAAACTTCGAGGTGCCTGGCGCATGGCGGGAGCGAAGGCACGGGTGAAATCCCACGCCTTCGCCGTCGACGAAGGGATTCCCGTGGCATTCGTCGCGACGGTGGAAGTTCCCGGGCGACCACTGACCATGCAAGTGCGTTACAGTCTAACACCCGGGAACAAACTACGGATGGAGGTGCAGTTTGAAGCGTCTAACAAAAGCGGCGAAACCATGCCGCCGCGCATGGGGGTGACTTTCGCGATTCCCCGCGCGATGGAAAACGTCCGCTGGTATGGCTGCGGGCCGTGGGAGACGCAAGCAGACCGCTGCGGAGGCGCGGAAATAGCCATCCACCAATCCACCGTGCCGGCCTGGGTGACCCGCTACGTCCGCCCTCAGGAAAACGCGAACCGCGACGCCATCCGCTGGATCCAATTCTCTGATTCCCATCAAAACGGCATCCGGGTGAGCGCGCAGGGCACTCCATTCTCCGCCAGCGCCTGGCCGTATACCGCCAGCGACCTGAGCCAGGCCAAACACCCAAACGAACTCCCCAAGCGGGACACCGTCACCATCCAGTTAGACCGCATCCAGATGGGTGTCGGCGGTGACAACTCGTGGGGGCTGCCGGTGAACGACGCCTACCAAATCCATCCCGGCAAAACCTACCACTGGAGCATCACCCTGTCGTCGCTGCGCTGA
- a CDS encoding Hsp33 family molecular chaperone HslO, with translation MPEPMQPVEDFTKVESVFVRHRNCLLVRGQFTPVFTGYYIHLMEHQLRYENAMDATLKDMLAVMTLHLTARPWAETIAWTANLRAPRVNYFVTGSSTFENITGRLFTKDIREPDRNLLYSQTSVSGQEPRTTTVDLDSNDPIEWIEHYYRQSEQRPAKCFRLDDEQYALVAAQPDFDEEWFDALDAGKVAAITETEQTKLLETRKFHFNCGCSKERILPTLSSWKNKPDELFQGEGSIKVNCPRCGAHYVVTPADLMG, from the coding sequence ATGCCTGAACCCATGCAACCCGTCGAAGACTTCACCAAGGTAGAGTCGGTTTTTGTCCGCCACCGCAACTGCCTGCTGGTGCGTGGCCAGTTCACGCCTGTCTTCACGGGCTACTACATCCACCTGATGGAGCATCAGCTTCGATATGAAAATGCGATGGATGCCACGCTCAAGGATATGCTTGCGGTGATGACACTGCACCTGACGGCCCGTCCGTGGGCGGAGACCATCGCCTGGACGGCGAACCTCCGCGCCCCGAGGGTGAATTACTTTGTTACCGGCAGCAGCACCTTCGAAAACATCACCGGTCGCCTCTTTACCAAGGATATCCGCGAGCCCGACCGAAATCTGCTCTACAGTCAGACCAGCGTATCCGGTCAGGAACCCCGGACAACAACGGTCGATCTGGATAGCAACGACCCGATCGAATGGATCGAACACTACTACCGGCAGAGCGAGCAGCGCCCTGCGAAGTGTTTTCGTCTCGACGATGAACAATACGCCCTCGTCGCGGCCCAGCCTGATTTCGATGAGGAATGGTTTGATGCGCTGGACGCTGGAAAAGTAGCGGCCATCACCGAAACCGAACAAACGAAGCTGCTGGAGACACGTAAGTTTCACTTCAACTGCGGCTGTAGCAAAGAGCGCATTCTACCCACGCTCAGCTCCTGGAAAAACAAACCCGACGAGCTGTTCCAGGGTGAGGGCTCGATCAAGGTCAACTGCCCGCGCTGTGGTGCCCACTACGTGGTGACCCCAGCGGATCTCATGGGGTGA
- the rpmI gene encoding 50S ribosomal protein L35 — protein MAKSKGTAKTRKAVAKRFKVTGTGKILRRKQGKRHILTKKNQKRKRNLGKATLVSDADLKAVKASLPFA, from the coding sequence ATGGCCAAATCGAAAGGTACAGCAAAAACCCGGAAGGCCGTCGCTAAGAGATTCAAAGTGACGGGCACAGGGAAGATTCTGCGCCGTAAACAGGGAAAACGCCACATTCTTACCAAGAAAAACCAGAAGCGGAAACGCAATCTGGGTAAGGCGACCCTCGTTTCCGACGCTGACTTGAAAGCCGTCAAGGCTTCTCTTCCTTTTGCCTGA
- a CDS encoding VWA domain-containing protein, with the protein MKSKLLTTIIIAAFYAMFLSMSSAQEDAGRQPSAAAKSDPGYAIIVLDASGSMWGQVNGEAKIVIARRVIRQLVTRLPENVHLGLVAYGHRKKGDCSDIQLLIEPGKVDSKRFINVVDNITPKGMTPLTSAIEFAAENLAFKEQKASVILVSDGKETCDRDPCEAAKKLEKLGVDFTAHVVAFDLSEKDAKSIECIARETGGRFLTANDAGTLADALQMAIDEVREERQPEIKLDPATVKGPAKVAAGSEFQVEWTGPDNKGDYITIVPKAWEDGRYKYYGYTRNGSPLKLTALMDVGPAELRYMAAKGGKVLGRADIEVTPVQATLKADAECLAGAEVTIEWTGPNNKGDFITIVPKKIEDGNYKRYAYTQEGSPVKVVAPVDPGDCEIRYMSGRERVVLGRTDIKVNKAEVTLKAPGRCTVGNTVQIEWTGPNNKGDFITIVPKNTEDGKYLRYEYTAKGAKIGVDAPVDAGACEVRYYSGQGRKVLARIPIEVEAAKIILKADSETVAGSPVLIDWTGPDNRGDFLTIVPKNAADGTYAKYAYTRDGSPTRVVAPIDPGDCEIRYMSGQKRLVLGRVGLKVVKAEITLKAEAQAAAGSEVVVHWTGPSNPRDYITIVPKDTKEGKYGKFAYTSKGSPLRVMAPAEAGDCEIRFVSGQGGVILHRIPILITPVTRE; encoded by the coding sequence ATGAAATCCAAGCTCTTGACCACAATCATCATCGCGGCATTTTATGCCATGTTTTTATCGATGTCTTCTGCCCAGGAAGACGCGGGACGCCAGCCTTCGGCAGCCGCCAAATCGGACCCGGGTTACGCCATCATCGTACTTGATGCCTCGGGCAGTATGTGGGGACAGGTCAATGGCGAGGCAAAAATAGTGATCGCACGCCGTGTCATCCGTCAGCTTGTCACCAGGCTGCCAGAGAACGTTCACCTTGGCCTGGTGGCGTATGGGCACAGGAAAAAGGGAGACTGCTCGGACATCCAATTGCTGATCGAGCCGGGCAAGGTCGACAGTAAACGCTTTATCAACGTGGTGGATAACATCACTCCCAAGGGGATGACTCCACTAACAAGTGCGATTGAATTTGCGGCCGAGAATCTCGCATTCAAAGAGCAGAAAGCCAGTGTGATCCTGGTTTCCGATGGCAAGGAAACCTGTGACCGTGACCCCTGCGAGGCTGCGAAGAAACTGGAAAAGCTGGGTGTCGATTTTACCGCGCACGTGGTTGCCTTTGACCTTTCGGAAAAGGATGCCAAGTCCATCGAGTGTATCGCCAGGGAGACCGGGGGCCGCTTTCTGACGGCCAATGATGCGGGCACGCTGGCCGATGCACTGCAGATGGCCATCGACGAAGTGCGTGAGGAAAGACAACCCGAGATCAAACTCGACCCCGCCACTGTCAAAGGTCCGGCAAAAGTGGCCGCAGGTTCAGAGTTTCAGGTCGAATGGACGGGGCCTGATAACAAGGGCGACTACATCACCATTGTTCCCAAGGCCTGGGAGGACGGACGCTACAAGTACTACGGCTACACGCGCAACGGAAGTCCTCTCAAGCTCACCGCGTTGATGGACGTCGGGCCTGCGGAGCTCCGCTACATGGCGGCGAAGGGTGGCAAGGTTCTAGGTCGTGCCGACATCGAGGTTACCCCTGTGCAGGCGACCCTCAAGGCTGATGCGGAATGTTTGGCGGGGGCCGAAGTCACCATCGAATGGACCGGGCCCAATAACAAAGGTGATTTTATCACGATCGTGCCGAAGAAAATCGAGGACGGGAATTACAAGAGATACGCCTATACTCAGGAAGGGTCACCCGTCAAAGTGGTCGCTCCAGTCGATCCAGGAGATTGTGAAATACGCTACATGAGTGGCAGGGAGCGGGTGGTTCTTGGTCGTACAGATATCAAGGTGAACAAAGCCGAAGTCACGCTCAAGGCCCCGGGGAGATGCACCGTCGGGAATACGGTGCAGATCGAATGGACTGGCCCCAATAACAAGGGGGATTTCATCACCATTGTCCCGAAAAATACCGAGGACGGGAAATACCTGAGATACGAATATACGGCAAAGGGTGCGAAGATCGGGGTCGACGCCCCGGTCGATGCCGGAGCGTGTGAAGTCCGTTATTACTCGGGGCAGGGGAGGAAAGTCCTGGCTCGCATCCCCATTGAGGTGGAGGCAGCAAAGATCATCCTCAAAGCCGATAGCGAGACGGTGGCGGGCTCTCCTGTGCTGATCGACTGGACAGGTCCGGACAACCGCGGCGATTTCCTGACGATTGTTCCGAAAAATGCTGCCGACGGCACCTATGCCAAATACGCCTATACCAGGGATGGCAGCCCAACGAGGGTCGTGGCGCCCATCGATCCGGGCGATTGTGAAATCCGTTACATGAGCGGCCAAAAACGGCTCGTGCTCGGAAGGGTTGGTCTCAAGGTGGTGAAGGCCGAGATCACACTGAAGGCAGAGGCTCAAGCAGCGGCGGGCAGTGAAGTGGTGGTCCACTGGACCGGGCCAAGCAATCCAAGGGACTACATTACGATCGTCCCCAAGGATACGAAGGAGGGCAAATATGGGAAATTTGCGTACACCTCCAAAGGCTCGCCACTCCGTGTTATGGCTCCAGCCGAAGCGGGTGATTGCGAAATCCGGTTTGTATCCGGACAGGGTGGGGTCATACTTCACCGCATCCCTATTCTGATCACCCCAGTGACCAGGGAATAA
- a CDS encoding Hsp20/alpha crystallin family protein, whose translation MITHYPFNNGVFNELNRFVSQALEADHVNRCNGGQCTAPASQDIESIQNDTDGWKIRLELPGYTKEEVKLSVDQRFLTITAETDDEERRFLGKEQRRVRISDDVDADNIKARLENGILYLEIPHRVKAEPKSIVVN comes from the coding sequence ATGATTACCCATTACCCATTCAACAACGGCGTTTTTAATGAACTCAACCGGTTTGTCAGCCAGGCTCTCGAAGCTGATCATGTAAACCGCTGCAACGGCGGACAATGCACGGCCCCTGCCAGCCAGGATATCGAGTCGATCCAAAACGATACCGACGGCTGGAAAATCCGTCTCGAACTCCCCGGCTACACCAAGGAGGAGGTGAAGCTCAGCGTGGACCAGCGTTTTCTGACCATCACCGCTGAAACCGATGACGAGGAGCGTCGTTTCCTGGGCAAGGAGCAGCGTCGTGTCAGGATTTCCGACGATGTCGATGCCGACAATATCAAGGCCCGACTGGAAAATGGAATTCTTTACCTGGAAATTCCACATCGCGTGAAAGCTGAGCCAAAGTCGATCGTAGTAAACTGA